One Ahaetulla prasina isolate Xishuangbanna chromosome 1, ASM2864084v1, whole genome shotgun sequence DNA window includes the following coding sequences:
- the LOC131189329 gene encoding cytochrome P450 27C1: MSFLSKALKMDCKQVIEAQRNCIYSVVFGHKFHQLPKLSGSTSLKMQNNAAAATEDKEEEMVETSEEAMGLLKPSQHPSHRRVKSLKEMPGPKTFSNLMEFFCKDGFARIHEIQQKHVQEYGKIFKSHFGPKLVVSIADKDMVAQVLREEGCMPQRADMDSWQEYRALRARATGLISAEGEQWLKMRRVLRQKMVKPSDVAIFSRGINEVISDLIKRIRILRNEEEDGETVTDINSLFFKYSMEGVATVLYECRLGCLENHIPKNTLEYIEALELMFSSFKSTMYAGAIPKWLRPIIPKPWREFCKSWDGLFKFSQIHVDNKINEIKSLLDQGKKIEGGLLTTLLRRKELTIEEIYANMTEMLLAGVDTTSFTLSWATYLLAKHPEVQDSIYKEIVHNLGKDKVPDAHHIPNLPMTRALLKETLRLFPVLPGNGRVTQKDMIVGGYLIPKGTQLALCHYATSYQEENFASAKEFQPERWLRKNNMDRVDNFGSIPFGYGIRSCIGKRIAELEIHLALIQLLQHFEIKRSPKTKSVFAKTHGLLTPADPINVKFADRK, encoded by the exons ATGTCGTTTCTCTCCAAAGCTTTGAAAATGGATTGCAAACAGGTGATTGAAGCTCAAAGGAACTGTATTTATAGTGTTGTTTTTGGCCATAAGTTTCACCAGCTGCCCAAACTTTCAGGCAGCACTTCCTTGAAGATGCAAAATAATGCAGCTGCAGCAACAGAGGACAAAGAAGAGGAGATGGTGGAAACTTCAGAGGAAGCCATGGGACTTCTCAAACCCAGCCAGCATCCAAGCCACCGAAGAGTAAAAAGTCTGAAAGAAATGCCAGGACCCAAGACTTTCTCTAATCTCATGGAATTTTTCTGTAAGGATGGTTTTGCCCGCATTCATGAAATCCAG CAGAAACATGTACAGGAATATGGAAAAATTTTCAAGTCTCACTTTGGTCCCAAACTAGTTGTGTCCATTGCAGATaaagacatggtggctcaggttcTACGGGAAGAAGGTTGCATGCCACAAAGAGCTGACATGGATTCCTGGCAGGAATACAGAGCTTTACGGGCACGAGCTACAGGACTTATATCGGC AGAAGGGGAACAATGGCTAAAAATGAGACGTGTACTAAGACAAAAGATGGTAAAGCCCAGTGATGTTGCAATTTTCTCCAGAGGAATTAATGAAGTTATTTCAGATTTAATTAAGAGAATCCGTATTCTTagaaatgaagaagaagatgGGGAAACTGTGACAGACATTAATAgtctttttttcaaatattcaatGGAAG GAGTTGCAACTGTTTTGTATGAGTGTCGATTGGGTTGCCTGGAAAATCACATTCCCAAGAATACACTGGAATATATTGAAGCATTGGAGTTGATGTTTAGCAGTTTCAAATCTACTATGTATGCAGGAGCTATTCCCAAGTGGCTTCGTCCAATTATTCCAAAGCCTTGGAGAGAATTCTGTAAATCGTGGGATGGACTCTTTAAATTTA GTCAAATTCATGTtgacaataaaataaatgaaataaagtccCTTTTAGATCAAGGAAAAAAGATAGAAGGTGGATTACTCACAACTCTACTTAGGAGAAAAGAGCTTACAATAGAAGAAATTTATGCCAATATGACTGAAATGCTTTTGGCAGGTGTTGACACA ACTTCATTCACTTTATCCTGGGCAACATATCTTTTAGCAAAGCATCCAGAAGTGCAGGATTCAATCTATAAAGAGATAGTTCATAATTTGGGAAAAGATAAAGTTCCTGATGCACACCATATTCCCAACTTGCCAATGACTAGAGCTCTTCTCAAAGAAACCTTAAG ATTATTTCCAGTATTACCAGGAAATGGCAGAGTTACACAGAAAGATATGATTGTTGGAGGCTACTTGATACCTAAAGGG ACACAATTGGCACTCTGTCATTATGCTACTTCATATCAGGAAGAGAATTTTGCCTCAGCAAAGGAGTTCCAACCTGAACGCTGGCTAAGGAAAAACAATATGGATAGGGTAGATAATTTTGGATCCATCCCTTTTGGTTATGGTATTCGAAGTTGCATAGGCAAGCGAATTGCTGAATTGGAAATTCATCTTGCACTAATACAG CTACTTCAgcactttgaaataaaaagatCTCCAAAAACTAAATCAGTTTTTGCCAAAACTCATGGATTATTGACGCCTGCAGATCCCATCAATGTGAAATTTGCTGACAGGAAATGA